In Prunus dulcis chromosome 1, ALMONDv2, whole genome shotgun sequence, the following are encoded in one genomic region:
- the LOC117614537 gene encoding protein TIFY 6B-like yields the protein MERDFLGLNSKESTLVVKEEINNDGCKDSGYARGAGGAHWPFLNKVSALPHLIPFKAAQDDKTKKMVSESFLSSGFMPISTADAFDHCQKQAPCEIQNYFNHDRQDGTHFSLTAYPMQHDVHSVHRPHDVKMISVTNQGFSVPVSNPFFKNPFATTGQNFAATTIKQQLQGIPVTAPYSVLPVSGSTEPWNNSKNSGSPSQLTIFYAGTVNVYDDISPEKVQAMMLLAGNGSSISSNAAQPKTQAPSAKLAVEDGVPVNQPTNTPPSGLSSPLSISSHTGVQSVSGSTNTDELMAPRTTGHPTSPVSKMEPPKIVNAVGSVAATSMIPSAVPQARKASLARFLEKRKERVMISAPYNFSKKSPDSNGVNFTQQGEQQ from the exons ATGGAGAGGGATTTCTTGGGTTTGAACTCAAAAGAGTCGACGTTAGTGGTGAAGGAGGAGATTAATAATGATGGATGCAAAGACTCAG GGTATGCTAGAGGTGCAGGAGGTGCACATTGGCCCTTCTTGAACAAGGTCTCTGCACTTCCTCATTTGATTCCTTTCAAAGCTGCTCAAGATGATAAGACTAAAAAGATGGTATCTGAGTCCTTCCTGTCTTCTGGATTCATGCCTATCTCAACTGCAGATGCATTTGACCATTGTCAAAAACAGGCTCCATGTGAAATTCAG AATTACTTCAATCACGATAGGCAAGATGGCACTCATTTTTCCCTGACAGCTTATCCTATGCAACATGATGTGCATTCTGTTCATCGTCCCCATGATGTGAAGATGATTTCAGTTACCAATCAAGGATTTTCTGTTCCTGTGAGCAACCCTTTCTTCAAGAATCCCTTTGCTACTACTGGTCAGAATTTTGCTGCCACTACCATCAAGCAACAATTGCAGGGAATTCCAGTTACAGCTCCTTACTCAGTTCTTCCAGTTTCAGGGAGCACCGAACCATg GAACAATTCCAAGAACTCTGGGTCTCCTTCACAATTGACAATCTTTTATGCCGGCACTGTGAATGTCTATGATGATATCTCCCCTGAGAAG GTTCAGGCTATGATGCTTTTGGCTGGAAATGGTTCTTCCATCTCCTCTAATGCTGCACAACCAAAAACTCAAGCACCTAGTGCAAAGTTGGCAGTGGAAGATGGTGTTCCCGTGAATCAGCCGACAAATACACCACCATCTGGTCTTTCTAGCCCCTTATCTATTTCTTCACATACTGGTGTCCAGTCAGTAAGTGGATCCACAAACACTGATGAGCTAATGGCACCAAGAACGACTGGACATCCAACCAGTCCTGTTAGCAAAATGGAGCCTCCGAAAATAGTAAATGCAGTTGGATCTGTTGCTGCAACTTCTATGATTCCTTCTG CTGTTCCACAGGCTCGGAAAGCATCCTTGGCTCGATTTTTGGAGAAGCGCAAGGAAAG GGTAATGATTTCCGCCCCGTACAACTTCAGCAAGAAATCTCCAGACTCCAATGGAGTGAATTTCACCCAGCAGGGAGAACAACAATGA
- the LOC117615390 gene encoding plant UBX domain-containing protein 2, whose translation MGDKFKEFIKNPFSSSSSGKFKGQGRVLGSSSSGPANSALLRQSQASQSKPKPNPNPVSNSNSNSSSSAASPNPKPSPQKTQNLDQNQPEFSNNSKPNRKPENGFDPFDSLITPGKRSQNGYTLNVYECPICGQSFRSEDEVSVHVDTCVNTSVDNKSAEGLGVSGSEDIGVGSSRSELEARIGTFASGNPVTGSVEVVLRLLRNIVKEPENVKFRKIRMSNPKIREAIGEVVGGIELLEFVGFELKEEEGEMWAMMEVPSEEQISLMKNGIALLEPPKVQELQKIENSPSIDTPKVDEQIEPKKVDRQTKVFFSVSESVAARMELPESFYNLSAMELKREAETRKKKIEDSQMLIPRSYKEKQAKAAKNRYRKTVVRIQFPDGVVLQGVFSPWESTSSLYEYVSSALKEPSLEFELLNPVAIKRRVIPHFPRAGEKAATLADEDLVPSALVKFKPIETDSVVFTGLCNELLEISEPLTSGSAVAPV comes from the exons ATGGGTGACAAGTTCAAGGAATTCATCAAGAATCCCTTCTCGTCTTCATCCTCTGGTAAATTCAAGGGCCAAGGTAGAGTCTTGGGGTCGTCTTCATCAGGTCCCGCTAATTCGGCCCTCCTCCGCCAATCGCAGGCTTCCCAATCCAAGcccaagcccaaccccaaccccgtttcaaattcaaattcaaattctagTTCATCGGCTGCCTCGCCAAATCCCAAGCCTTCGCCTCAGAAAACACAGAATCTTGATCAGAACCAGCCGGAGTTTTCGAATAATTCCAAGCCTAATCGCAAACCGGAAAATGGGTTTGATCCATTTGACTCTCTGATCACTCCGGGGAAGAGATCCCAAAATGGGTATACGCTAAATGTCTACGAATGTCCAATCTGCGGCCAATCTTTTAGGTCAGAAGACGAAGTCTCCGTACATGTAGATACCTGTGTTAATACTTCGGTGGACAATAAAAGTGCAGAGGGTCTTGGTGTTTCAGGGTCGGAGGATATCGGGGTTGGGTCGTCTCGGAGTGAATTGGAAGCTCGCATTGGCACCTTTGCCTCAGGAAATCCGGTTACAGGATCGGTGGAGGTTGTTCTTAGGCTGTTGAGGAATATAGTTAAGGAACCGGAGAACGTGAAGTTCAGAAAGATTCGGATGAGTAATCCAAAGATAAGGGAGGCCATTGGTGAGGTTGTGGGAGGCATTGAGTTGCTGGAGTTTGTGGGGTTTGAATTGAAAGAGGAGGAAGGGGAGATGTGGGCAATGATGGAGGTCCCTTCGGAGGAACAAATTAGTTTGATGAAAAATGGAATAGCGTTACTGGAACCACCAAAGGTACAAGAACTTCAAAAGATCGAAAATTCTCCATCAATTGATACACCTAAGGTGGATGAACAGATTGAACCAAAGAAGGTCGACCGCCAG ACCAAGGTCTTCTTTTCCGTCTCTGAAAGTGTAGCAGCAAGAATGGAGCTACCAGAATCTTTCTATAACCTGTCAGCTATGGAACTAAAAAGAGAAGCTGAAacgagaaagaagaagattgaagATTCGCAGATGTTGATCCCAAGGTCATACAAGGAAAAGCAGGCAAAAGCTGCTAAAAACAGGTACAGAAAAACTGTTGTCCGGATCCAGTTTCCTGATGGAGTGGTGCTCCAGGGTGTTTTTTCTCCTTGGGAGTCAACTAGCTCTCTATATGAG TATGTGAGCTCGGCATTGAAAGAGCCTAGTTTGGAATTTGAGCTGTTAAATCCTGTAGCTATCAAACGGCGGGTGATCCCTCATTTTCCTAGAGCAGGGGAGAAAGCTGCAACACTAGCTGATGAGGATTTGGTCCCCTCAGCTCTTGTCAAGTTTAAACCTATTGAAACCGATTCTGTTGTTTTCACGGGGCTGTGTAATGAACTCCTTGAGATTAGTGAACCGCTTACAAGTGGTTCAGCTGTTGCTCCTGTATAA
- the LOC117617706 gene encoding DExH-box ATP-dependent RNA helicase DExH1-like, whose protein sequence is MIHDAMLQYQLPEILRTPLQELCLHIKSLQLGAVGSFLAKALQPPDPHAVQNAIELLKTIGALDDMEGLTPLGHHLCTLPLDPKIGKMLLMGSSIFQCLNPALTIAAALAHCDPFLLPINKKEDADAAKRSFAGDSFR, encoded by the exons ATGATCCATGATGCAATGCTCCAATATCAGTTACCTGAAATTCTCCGAACACCTTTGCAAGAGCTATGCCTCCACATCAAAAGTTTGCAGCTTGGAGCTGTTGGGTCTTTTTTGGCTAAGGCACTTCAGCCACCAGATCCTCATGCTGTTCAAAATGCAATCGAACTTCTCAAAACCATTGGAGCTTTAGATGACATGGAGGGGCTTACTCCACTTG GTCACCATCTTTGCACACTACCATTGGATCCAAAAATTGGGAAGATGCTTCTAATGGGTTCTTCTATCTTTCAATGCCTGAATCCTGCCTTAACAATTGCAGCTGCCCTTGCTCATTGTGACCCTTTTCTCCTACcaataaataagaaagagGATGCTGATGCTGCAAAACGATCCTTTGCTGGTGATTCATTCAGGTAA